In a genomic window of Ranitomeya imitator isolate aRanImi1 chromosome 5, aRanImi1.pri, whole genome shotgun sequence:
- the EEF1A1 gene encoding elongation factor 1-alpha 1, with product MGKEKTHINIVVIGHVDSGKSTTTGHLIYKCGGIDKRTIEKFEKEAAEMGKGSFKYAWVLDKLKAERERGITIDISLWKFETSKYYVTIIDAPGHRDFIKNMITGTSQADCAVLIVAAGVGEFEAGISKNGQTREHALLAYTLGVKQLIVGVNKMDSTEPPYSQKRYEEIVKEVSTYIKKIGYNPDTVAFVPISGWNGDNMLEPSANMPWFKGWSITRKEGKGSGTTLLEALDCILPPSRPTDKPLRLPLQDVYKIGGIGTVPVGRVETGVLKPGMVVTFAPVNVTTEVKSVEMHHEALTEAMPGDNVGFNVKNVSVKDIRRGNVAGDSKNDPPLEAGGFTAQVIILNHPGQISAGYAPVLDCHTAHIACKFAELKEKIDRRSGKKLEENPKSLKSGDAAIVEMVPGKPMCVESFSDYPPLGRFAVRDMRQTVAVGVIKAVEKKAAGAGKVTKSAQKAQKSK from the exons ATGGGAAAGGAGAAGACGCACATCAACATTGTCGTCATTGGACACGTAGATTCTGGCAAGTCCACCACAACCGGACATCTTATCTACAAATGCGGTGGTATTGACAAGCGTACCATTGAGAAGTTCGAGAAGGAAGCCGCTGAG ATGGGCAAGGGCTCCTTCAAGTACGCCTGGGTTTTGGACAAACTGAAGGCTGAACGTGAGCGTGGTATCACCATTGATATCTCCCTGTGGAAATTTGAGACCAGCAAGTACTATGTCACCATTATTGATGCCCCTGGACACAGAGACTTCATCAAGAACATGATCACTGGTACCTCTCAG GCTGACTGCGCTGTCCTGATCGTTGCTGCTGGTGTGGGAGAGTTTGAGGCTGGTATCTCTAAGAATGGACAAACCCGTGAGCATGCTCTCCTGGCCTACACCCTGGGTGTGAAGCAACTCATTGTTGGCGTCAACAAGATGGATTCCACTGAACCCCCATACAGCCAGAAGAGATACGAAGAAATTGTAAAGGAAGTCAGCACTTACATTAAGAAGATTGGCTACAACCCCGATACAGTTGCCTTTGTGCCCATTTCTGGATGGAACGGTGACAACATGCTTGAGCCAAGTGCTAAC ATGCCCTGGTTCAAGGGATGGAGCATCACCCGCAAAGAAGGAAAAGGCAGCGGAACTACCCTGCTTGAAGCTCTTGACTGCATTCTGCCACCAAGCCGCCCCACTGACAAGCCTCTTCGTCTGCCCCTTCAGGATGTCTACAAGATTGGTG GTATTGGCACAGTACCCGTTGGTCGTGTGGAAACTGGTGTTCTGAAaccaggcatggtggtcacttttGCCCCAGTCAATGTAACAACTGAGGTTAAGTCTGTGGAAATGCATCATGAAGCTCTGACCGAGGCTATGCCCGGTGACAACGTTGGTTTCAACGTAAAGAACGTTTCCGTGAAGGACATCCGTCGTGGCAACGTTGCTGGTGACAGCAAGAACGACCCTCCTCTTGAGGCTGGTGGATTCACCGCACAG GTTATTATCCTGAACCACCCTGGCCAGATCAGTGCTGGGTATGCACCTGTGTTGGATTGCCACACTGCTCACATTGCTTGCAAGTTTGCTGAGCTGAAAGAGAAGATTGACCGTCGTTCTGGTAAGAAACTGGAAGAAAACCCCAAGTCCCTGAAGTCCGGTGATGCCGCCATTGTTGAAATGGTCCCAGGCAAACCCATGTGTGTGGAGAGCTTCTCTGACTATCCTCCTCTTG GACGTTTTGCCGTGCGTGACATGAGACAGACCGTTGCTGTTGGTGTCATCAAGGCCGTTGAAAAGAAAGCTGCTGGTGCTGGCAAAGTCACAAAGTCCGCTCAGAAGGCCCAGAAATCCAAATGA